A DNA window from Paenibacillus andongensis contains the following coding sequences:
- the fliD gene encoding flagellar filament capping protein FliD, whose protein sequence is MVTRMSGLASGMDIDSMVTKLMTAERIPLNKLNSNKQILTWQRDQYRTINSKVLDFRNTAFNMKLDAAYLAKKASSSDDSVASVTASASATEGNYKLEVTALAKAANLTSGDLMAGAGDATKTLGTVAGVPGLGLAGNTTLVITGGKGSANIQVNTTDTLSQFVTNVNAKSSITGVKLSYDSTLDSLFFVSSSTGDAAKIDLKSTDPDLLGTVLKLPGAGAGATTSETETGTRPTPFASSTAVIDPTLTATQTLRITYQPTGVGAPNNYDVQITKGKTIGQLVDDINGSPLGQTGVTAYLDSTGQLAFMNPDNTHHLTFTDQTADGTDIVDKLGLTSSTRSAGQAFNTVSKAGNNASVKFNNVVGSYATNTFTINGLTFTAKKEGAAATTNLTVSEDVDTIYNNIKGFVDKYNDLISTVNTKTSETRYRDFTPLTDEQKKAMKDDDIKAWQDKAQSGLLHNDGILTSGISNLRSSLTKTVSGIPTSDFNQLAEIGITTGSYQEQGKLYIDDTKLKDAIANHPDQVKKLFTANDGITTSDDGHGLAVRLYDQAKSWNEKLIAKAGVSTSVDSAYLIGKNLKNLNTSIDKMNTKLTATETRYYNQFNAMESAINKLNSQSSYLSQLGK, encoded by the coding sequence ATGGTGACAAGAATGTCTGGGCTTGCCTCCGGCATGGATATTGACTCAATGGTCACGAAACTGATGACTGCTGAAAGAATACCCTTAAATAAATTAAATTCAAATAAACAGATTTTAACATGGCAAAGAGATCAATATCGGACTATCAACAGTAAAGTATTAGACTTCCGCAATACGGCTTTTAATATGAAATTAGACGCTGCATATTTGGCAAAGAAAGCTTCTTCGAGTGACGATTCGGTTGCCTCAGTTACGGCTTCTGCTAGTGCTACGGAAGGTAATTACAAGCTTGAGGTTACTGCGCTAGCTAAGGCAGCAAATTTAACCTCAGGGGATTTAATGGCGGGGGCTGGTGACGCTACGAAGACTCTTGGGACTGTTGCTGGTGTACCAGGGTTAGGTTTGGCGGGAAATACTACTCTTGTTATTACGGGGGGCAAAGGATCCGCGAATATTCAAGTGAATACTACGGATACACTAAGCCAATTTGTTACTAATGTTAATGCAAAGTCAAGTATTACAGGTGTGAAGTTAAGTTATGATTCTACGTTAGATAGCCTCTTTTTTGTTTCTTCGTCTACGGGGGATGCGGCTAAGATCGATTTGAAATCTACAGACCCCGATCTTCTTGGAACAGTTTTGAAATTGCCAGGTGCTGGAGCGGGGGCAACAACTTCAGAAACGGAAACCGGAACTAGACCTACTCCCTTTGCTAGTTCGACAGCGGTTATTGATCCAACTCTTACTGCGACACAAACCTTACGTATTACCTATCAACCAACGGGTGTTGGAGCTCCAAATAATTATGATGTACAAATTACTAAGGGTAAAACAATTGGACAACTAGTTGATGACATCAATGGCTCTCCTTTAGGGCAAACGGGTGTAACGGCTTACCTTGATTCTACAGGACAACTTGCTTTTATGAATCCTGATAATACCCATCATCTTACGTTTACTGATCAAACTGCAGATGGTACGGATATAGTTGACAAGTTAGGATTAACTTCTTCCACAAGATCTGCTGGTCAGGCATTCAATACTGTAAGCAAAGCTGGGAACAATGCTTCTGTTAAATTTAATAATGTCGTCGGATCATATGCTACGAACACTTTCACGATTAACGGATTGACCTTTACTGCCAAAAAAGAAGGTGCCGCTGCTACGACTAATTTAACAGTAAGTGAAGATGTAGACACGATTTATAATAATATTAAGGGTTTTGTAGATAAATATAATGATTTAATCTCCACTGTGAATACGAAAACTAGTGAAACTCGATATCGTGACTTTACGCCTCTTACAGATGAACAAAAAAAAGCAATGAAAGACGATGATATTAAAGCTTGGCAAGACAAAGCACAATCAGGCCTACTTCATAATGATGGTATTCTTACAAGTGGAATTTCAAACTTAAGGAGTTCATTGACTAAGACAGTATCAGGCATACCTACTAGTGATTTTAATCAGCTAGCTGAGATTGGTATCACAACAGGATCTTATCAGGAACAAGGTAAGTTATATATTGACGATACTAAGCTGAAAGATGCTATAGCCAACCATCCAGATCAAGTAAAGAAGCTTTTCACAGCTAATGATGGGATTACAACAAGTGATGATGGTCATGGTCTTGCAGTTCGTTTATATGATCAAGCTAAATCATGGAATGAAAAATTAATTGCTAAGGCAGGGGTATCGACAAGTGTCGACAGTGCCTATCTAATTGGAAAGAATTTAAAAAATCTTAATACAAGTATTGATAAAATGAACACGAAATTGACTGCTACCGAAACTCGTTATTACAATCAGTTTAATGCTATGGAATCGGCCATCAATAAGCTAAATTCACAAAGTTCATATTTGTCACAGTTAGGTAAATAA
- the fliS gene encoding flagellar export chaperone FliS, with product MIPQQQNKYLENTVQNATPAQLLIMLCDGAIRFCKLGIEGINHKKYDDASKYLFRVQDIIKEFIITLDQNSAIAEQLLPLYEYFIQRIIEANTKKDPNPAIEVLGFLVELKETWYQAAKSAMAAPGIRHG from the coding sequence ATGATTCCACAACAACAGAATAAATATCTTGAAAACACCGTCCAAAACGCCACACCCGCACAACTACTAATTATGCTTTGTGATGGTGCCATTCGATTTTGCAAACTAGGTATTGAAGGAATCAATCATAAAAAGTATGATGACGCAAGTAAGTATCTTTTTCGGGTGCAAGATATTATTAAAGAATTTATAATAACACTTGATCAGAACTCAGCAATTGCTGAACAATTGCTCCCATTATATGAGTATTTTATCCAACGGATTATTGAGGCAAATACGAAAAAAGATCCGAACCCTGCTATTGAAGTTCTCGGTTTTCTAGTAGAACTAAAGGAAACTTGGTACCAAGCTGCTAAATCAGCTATGGCCGCTCCAGGCATTCGTCATGGATAA
- the pseI gene encoding pseudaminic acid synthase yields the protein MSEITVGKFRIGSGHRPFIIAEMSGNHNHSLERALAIVDAAAASGAHALKLQTYTADTMTLDLSEREFFISDSESLWKGTSLHKLYGEAYTPWEWHKPIFDRCRELGMIGFSTPFDESSVEFLESLDVPLYKIASFENTDLPLIRKVASTRKPMIISTGMATAAELDETVRAAREAGCQDIVLLKCTSTYPSTPDNTNILTIPHMKELFQCQVGLSDHTMGVGVAVASVAVGATVIEKHFTLRRADGGVDSTFSMEPEEMAALVIESERAWQSLGHISYGPTDKEKASLQYRRSLYISEDIQAGEVLTDKNMRAIRPGFGLPPKYYDILLGKRVQTDVKKGTPVTWELFQ from the coding sequence TTGAGTGAGATAACGGTTGGTAAATTTCGCATAGGTTCTGGTCATAGACCATTCATCATCGCAGAAATGTCCGGAAATCATAATCATTCACTGGAAAGAGCATTAGCTATTGTAGATGCTGCCGCAGCATCAGGCGCACATGCATTAAAATTGCAAACTTACACAGCGGATACAATGACTCTTGACTTGTCAGAGAGAGAATTTTTTATAAGTGATTCCGAAAGTCTATGGAAAGGGACCTCCTTACATAAATTATATGGGGAAGCCTACACTCCATGGGAGTGGCACAAACCGATTTTTGATCGTTGTCGTGAACTAGGGATGATAGGGTTTAGTACACCATTTGATGAGTCATCTGTTGAATTTCTAGAGTCGTTAGATGTTCCGCTTTACAAAATAGCTTCATTCGAAAACACGGATCTGCCTTTGATTAGGAAAGTTGCTTCTACACGAAAACCAATGATTATTTCGACTGGTATGGCCACTGCAGCAGAGCTGGACGAAACAGTAAGAGCGGCACGTGAAGCGGGTTGTCAAGATATCGTTTTGTTGAAGTGTACAAGCACATATCCTTCAACTCCAGACAACACGAATATATTGACGATTCCGCATATGAAGGAGTTATTTCAATGCCAAGTAGGGTTATCTGATCATACGATGGGTGTTGGCGTAGCGGTGGCAAGTGTTGCTGTAGGTGCAACTGTTATTGAAAAGCATTTTACTCTTCGACGTGCGGATGGCGGCGTTGATTCGACTTTTTCTATGGAACCTGAAGAGATGGCTGCTTTGGTTATTGAAAGTGAGAGGGCATGGCAATCTCTCGGTCATATTAGCTATGGTCCCACGGATAAAGAGAAGGCGTCACTACAATATCGCAGATCCCTATATATCTCCGAAGATATCCAAGCGGGAGAAGTCCTAACTGACAAAAATATGCGTGCAATTCGTCCAGGTTTCGGACTGCCGCCTAAATATTATGACATTCTGTTGGGGAAACGAGTACAAACAGATGTGAAAAAGGGTACACCAGTAACATGGGAACTATTTCAATGA
- a CDS encoding flagellar protein FlaG, whose amino-acid sequence MASDFSVGNGASFSSASIGNTPIVSPSPSPKEPDVNVTENIQTTSDLKKIEMEGAPVTYGDQQIIKAIERANKELQGRTTSFEFSIHEKTKQIMVKVLDKDTGEVIREIPPEKTLDMVAKLWEMAGIMVDERR is encoded by the coding sequence ATGGCTAGCGATTTTTCTGTTGGAAACGGAGCTTCATTCTCAAGTGCATCGATTGGTAATACCCCAATTGTTAGCCCTTCCCCTTCCCCCAAAGAACCAGATGTTAATGTTACCGAGAACATTCAAACAACTAGTGATTTAAAGAAAATTGAAATGGAAGGGGCACCTGTTACATACGGTGACCAGCAGATTATCAAAGCTATTGAACGTGCTAATAAAGAGCTGCAAGGACGGACAACTTCCTTCGAATTTTCAATTCACGAGAAAACGAAGCAAATCATGGTAAAGGTACTCGATAAAGATACTGGTGAAGTTATTCGCGAGATTCCCCCAGAGAAAACGTTAGATATGGTAGCTAAGCTATGGGAAATGGCAGGAATTATGGTAGATGAAAGAAGATAG
- a CDS encoding ATP-grasp domain-containing protein — MQIPLIRKAKSKGIYTIAADMNNDAPGKFEADEFHPISTNNTNELLKLACQEDVSGVITNSDYPMRTTSSISQELGLIGLSPVTALIATNKLLLREILSESGILSPKFAKITKEADINYQVENIGLPFILKPVDSSASRGVFRIDHNEEIKLAYEQSLLSSKNQILIMEQYITGNEYSVESITIKGKTKMIAITEKSTTGAPHYVELGHIIPANLSHDRYEQIENLIKSALYAIGFSNGVAHTELKINDEGIFIIEIGPRLGGDYITSDLVPLATGYDMLGNNINLILDEPIIEEISINRFAGIVFFTAPSGKLMEIRGLEFLRTNKKIVRYEFFVGIGDIVSQLRSSLDRVGYAIVVDDSYDAFCSMLNELKKNVSFDIN, encoded by the coding sequence TTGCAAATTCCTTTGATTCGTAAAGCGAAAAGCAAAGGGATTTATACTATTGCAGCTGATATGAACAATGATGCTCCTGGAAAATTTGAGGCAGATGAGTTTCATCCTATCAGTACTAATAACACAAATGAGTTATTGAAACTAGCTTGTCAAGAGGATGTGTCTGGGGTTATTACAAATTCGGATTATCCTATGCGAACCACAAGTTCAATTTCACAAGAACTGGGTCTGATTGGTTTAAGTCCTGTGACAGCATTAATTGCTACTAATAAGCTGTTGTTACGTGAGATACTAAGTGAAAGTGGCATTTTATCACCGAAGTTCGCCAAAATAACCAAAGAGGCAGATATTAATTATCAGGTTGAAAATATTGGTTTGCCTTTCATTCTCAAACCGGTTGATTCTTCGGCAAGCCGTGGTGTTTTTAGAATTGATCATAACGAAGAAATTAAACTAGCGTATGAACAATCATTGCTTTCATCTAAAAATCAAATTCTGATTATGGAACAATACATAACTGGAAATGAGTACTCCGTTGAGAGTATTACCATTAAAGGGAAAACAAAAATGATTGCGATTACGGAAAAAAGTACTACAGGAGCACCGCATTATGTAGAGTTAGGGCACATAATACCAGCTAACTTATCTCATGATAGGTATGAGCAAATAGAAAATTTGATTAAGTCTGCCTTATATGCAATTGGCTTCTCAAATGGTGTAGCCCACACTGAATTGAAAATTAATGATGAAGGTATATTTATTATCGAAATTGGGCCGCGTTTAGGCGGGGATTATATTACTTCTGATCTTGTACCTCTAGCAACTGGTTATGACATGTTGGGGAATAACATTAATCTTATTCTAGATGAACCGATTATTGAGGAAATATCCATAAATAGGTTCGCTGGCATTGTCTTTTTTACCGCTCCATCAGGTAAATTAATGGAGATAAGGGGCTTAGAGTTCCTGAGAACAAATAAGAAAATAGTGCGTTATGAATTCTTTGTTGGAATTGGCGATATAGTTTCTCAATTGCGCAGTAGTCTCGATCGTGTAGGATATGCTATCGTGGTTGATGATAGTTATGATGCTTTTTGTTCAATGCTAAATGAATTGAAAAAAAATGTATCATTTGATATAAATTAA
- a CDS encoding dTDP-glucose 4,6-dehydratase, with the protein MNVLLTGGAGFIGRWVAKRLLADGHQVWILDDLSNGRQDNLDEFRDHSGLREIIIGDIKDEALLERLFSSVNFEICYHLGASINVQDSIDDPRTTFNNDAVGTFYVMEQCRKHNVKVVFMSTCMVYDRCTDETGITELHPTKPASPYAGAKIAAENMVLSYYYAYDLPVVVIRPFNTYGPFQKTGGEGGVVAIFLRNKLNGNDLNIYGEGTQTRDLLYVEDCARFVVESGYSDAVNGQIVNAGLGRDISVNDLAKLIVGDESRIKHVPHIHPQSEIQKLLSNYDKAKSLLGWEPQFSLEEGISRTEQWIQTSHLM; encoded by the coding sequence ATGAATGTATTATTAACCGGCGGAGCCGGCTTCATCGGGCGATGGGTCGCTAAAAGGTTGCTTGCAGACGGCCACCAAGTCTGGATTCTTGATGATCTGTCCAATGGTCGTCAAGATAATTTAGATGAGTTTCGTGACCATTCTGGGTTACGTGAAATCATCATTGGTGATATCAAAGATGAAGCGCTTCTAGAGCGTTTATTTTCGTCTGTAAACTTCGAGATCTGTTATCATCTTGGAGCTTCCATTAATGTTCAAGATTCTATTGATGACCCTCGTACGACCTTTAATAATGATGCTGTAGGTACATTCTATGTCATGGAACAATGTCGCAAGCATAACGTTAAAGTTGTGTTTATGAGCACGTGTATGGTGTATGATCGTTGTACGGATGAAACAGGAATAACAGAGCTTCATCCTACGAAGCCTGCTTCTCCATATGCAGGGGCGAAAATTGCTGCTGAGAACATGGTACTCTCCTATTATTATGCCTATGACCTTCCTGTGGTTGTAATCCGACCTTTTAATACATACGGGCCTTTCCAAAAGACGGGCGGAGAAGGCGGAGTGGTCGCTATTTTCCTAAGAAATAAATTAAATGGCAATGATCTCAATATTTACGGTGAGGGTACTCAGACACGTGATCTACTTTATGTAGAAGACTGTGCTCGTTTCGTGGTTGAATCGGGATATTCCGATGCCGTCAATGGTCAAATTGTCAATGCGGGTCTTGGCCGGGATATCTCCGTTAATGATTTGGCAAAGCTTATTGTTGGCGATGAATCGAGAATTAAACATGTTCCTCATATCCATCCCCAAAGTGAAATTCAGAAATTGCTTAGCAATTACGATAAAGCGAAATCTCTACTTGGATGGGAGCCTCAATTTTCTCTCGAGGAAGGTATTTCTCGCACGGAACAATGGATACAAACAAGTCACCTGATGTAA
- a CDS encoding cold shock domain-containing protein: MQGKVKWFNAEKGYGFIEREDGGDVFVHFSAIQSEGFKTLDEGQAVEFDIVEGARGPQAANVSRL, translated from the coding sequence ATGCAAGGTAAAGTAAAATGGTTTAACGCAGAAAAAGGGTATGGTTTCATTGAGCGTGAAGATGGTGGAGATGTATTTGTACATTTCTCCGCGATTCAATCCGAAGGCTTCAAAACGTTAGACGAAGGTCAGGCTGTAGAGTTTGACATCGTTGAAGGCGCAAGAGGACCACAAGCCGCTAACGTAAGCAGATTATAA
- the pseC gene encoding UDP-4-amino-4,6-dideoxy-N-acetyl-beta-L-altrosamine transaminase translates to MNQLAINGGNPVRPTLLPYGQQWIDEEDIQSVLDVLRGELITQGPKIAEFEQKVAKYAGTKYAVAFSSGTAALHGACFAAGIGPGDEVITSAITFAASSNCVLYQGGTPVFADINPLTYNIDPQDIRAKLSSRTKAIIPVDFTGQPVEMDEIRQIANEHNLIIIEDAAHSIGATYKGRKVGTLADMTMFSFHPVKHVTTAEGGVIVTNNEDFYYRMQLFRSHGITKDPSLLTHNEGPWYYEMQELGYHYRMPDMQAALGITQMDKLDRFVARRREIASYYQSELSGLPGITLPRQHEDTSSSWHLFILRFDLSKSKLSRKEIFEAFRAENIGVNVHYLPVYLHPYYEKLGYTKGICPEAETLYKEIITIPLFPRMTTKDMEDVVGAVRKIQNETF, encoded by the coding sequence ATGAATCAATTAGCTATTAACGGTGGAAATCCAGTTAGACCTACCCTGTTACCTTATGGTCAGCAGTGGATTGATGAAGAAGATATTCAATCTGTTCTTGATGTTTTGCGAGGCGAACTAATCACTCAAGGGCCTAAGATTGCAGAGTTTGAACAAAAGGTAGCTAAGTATGCAGGTACGAAGTACGCGGTCGCTTTTTCAAGTGGAACTGCTGCTTTGCATGGAGCTTGTTTTGCCGCGGGCATTGGTCCGGGTGATGAGGTCATTACTTCGGCCATCACATTTGCAGCAAGCAGTAATTGCGTATTGTATCAAGGCGGTACCCCTGTTTTTGCAGATATTAATCCACTAACTTATAACATAGATCCTCAAGATATCCGAGCTAAATTATCATCTCGCACGAAAGCTATTATTCCTGTTGATTTCACTGGACAGCCTGTGGAGATGGATGAGATCCGACAGATTGCTAATGAACATAACTTGATCATTATTGAAGACGCCGCCCATTCTATAGGTGCTACTTACAAAGGTCGTAAAGTAGGCACACTTGCCGACATGACAATGTTCAGCTTTCATCCTGTCAAACACGTAACTACAGCTGAGGGCGGCGTTATTGTTACCAATAACGAGGATTTTTATTATAGAATGCAGCTTTTCCGTAGTCATGGAATCACGAAAGATCCTTCTTTGTTAACTCACAATGAGGGTCCTTGGTATTATGAAATGCAAGAATTAGGATACCACTATAGAATGCCTGATATGCAAGCAGCTTTGGGCATTACCCAAATGGATAAGTTAGATCGTTTCGTTGCAAGACGTAGAGAAATCGCTTCTTATTATCAATCAGAATTGAGTGGGCTTCCTGGTATTACATTACCTCGTCAACATGAAGATACTTCATCTAGTTGGCACTTATTTATTTTGAGATTTGATTTGTCCAAGTCAAAGTTGTCGCGCAAAGAGATTTTTGAAGCATTTCGTGCGGAGAATATTGGAGTCAACGTTCACTATCTACCTGTTTACCTACACCCTTACTATGAAAAACTAGGCTACACAAAAGGCATTTGCCCCGAAGCTGAGACATTATATAAGGAAATAATAACTATTCCGTTATTTCCTAGAATGACAACCAAAGATATGGAAGATGTCGTGGGAGCGGTTCGTAAAATCCAAAATGAAACTTTCTAA
- the pseG gene encoding UDP-2,4-diacetamido-2,4,6-trideoxy-beta-L-altropyranose hydrolase codes for MNVIIRTDASVEIGTGHVMRCLALADYLKKNYHANVTFVCKTAMGNLCDWLEDKSYNVVRLDQELNWEQDAYGTIKAINQLFMKVDWIIVDHYGLDYQWEQKLREKTRSIIVIDDLANRNHDCDVLIDQNLDLDMQTRYIGKTPPNCQLLLGPQYAFLREEFYWERKKLTQRSGTVKRVLVFLGGSDPYNTTFKVITALSKLDLGNRKIDVVIGASNPYKNQIEEFCKRDSHFCTHFQVSNMAEMMAKSDLAIGAGGITTWERCFLGLPSFTILLAENQRRSTEAVESTGATRCLGWEATLNDQVIAEQISKAFEQKEMLLEMSHKALLLMGNSECQGIAAIFDKIKDKL; via the coding sequence ATGAATGTAATTATTAGAACAGATGCATCTGTTGAAATAGGGACTGGCCATGTTATGCGTTGTTTAGCACTTGCTGACTACCTCAAAAAAAATTATCATGCTAATGTAACATTTGTATGCAAAACAGCTATGGGGAATCTATGTGATTGGCTTGAAGACAAAAGTTACAATGTCGTCAGGTTAGATCAGGAACTTAATTGGGAACAAGATGCTTATGGGACGATTAAAGCAATTAATCAATTATTTATGAAGGTAGATTGGATAATAGTCGATCATTACGGATTAGATTATCAATGGGAACAAAAATTACGAGAGAAAACTCGAAGTATTATTGTCATAGATGATCTAGCAAATCGTAACCATGATTGTGATGTATTGATCGATCAGAATCTTGATTTGGATATGCAGACGAGATACATAGGTAAGACACCTCCAAATTGCCAGCTGCTATTAGGGCCGCAATATGCTTTTCTTAGAGAAGAATTTTATTGGGAAAGAAAGAAGCTCACCCAACGAAGCGGCACTGTAAAACGTGTTCTCGTTTTTCTTGGGGGAAGTGATCCATATAATACAACATTTAAAGTAATAACTGCACTATCCAAACTTGATTTAGGAAATAGAAAGATAGATGTTGTGATAGGCGCATCGAATCCGTATAAAAACCAAATCGAGGAATTTTGTAAGCGTGATAGTCATTTCTGCACACATTTCCAAGTTTCAAATATGGCAGAAATGATGGCAAAATCGGATTTGGCCATTGGAGCTGGCGGTATAACCACATGGGAAAGATGCTTCCTAGGATTACCATCGTTCACTATTCTATTGGCTGAAAATCAAAGACGATCAACAGAGGCTGTTGAATCAACTGGAGCTACACGTTGTTTAGGATGGGAAGCAACATTAAATGATCAGGTGATTGCCGAACAAATATCCAAAGCATTTGAACAGAAAGAAATGCTCCTAGAGATGAGTCATAAAGCTCTTCTACTCATGGGCAACAGCGAATGCCAAGGAATTGCTGCTATTTTCGATAAAATTAAGGACAAGTTGTAA
- a CDS encoding cytidylyltransferase domain-containing protein, whose protein sequence is MLFIKFVTIIQARMGSERLPGKVLLPLGDSCVLDYVISRSKHFLSDEVVVATTENPLDDILTEWCKDYQIPYFRGSEQDVLSRFYDCAKQYDADYVIRVTSDCPFVDFKQARKGMDTLRNNPVDFVVFPEDQPRGLTVEIVSFEALAYFHTKGHEARHREHVTYYGYEFIEEFKTVSCDIPLKMKESNLRITLDTEDDYELCKKLADVYPDKLIDCEHIVDFLVKHPEVASINSHIIQKPVI, encoded by the coding sequence GTGTTATTTATCAAATTCGTAACCATCATTCAAGCAAGAATGGGCTCAGAGAGGCTACCAGGTAAAGTGCTTTTACCTCTTGGAGATAGTTGTGTTCTAGATTATGTAATTTCGCGAAGTAAACATTTCCTATCTGATGAAGTAGTTGTAGCGACAACAGAGAATCCTTTGGACGATATACTTACCGAATGGTGTAAGGATTACCAAATCCCTTATTTTCGAGGTTCGGAGCAGGATGTCCTTTCTCGGTTTTATGATTGTGCTAAACAGTATGACGCTGATTACGTAATACGAGTTACTTCGGATTGTCCTTTTGTTGACTTTAAACAAGCCAGAAAAGGAATGGATACCTTAAGGAACAATCCTGTTGATTTTGTAGTATTTCCAGAAGATCAACCGAGAGGATTAACCGTAGAAATCGTTTCATTCGAAGCGTTAGCGTATTTTCATACTAAGGGGCATGAAGCAAGGCATCGGGAACATGTAACTTACTATGGATATGAGTTTATTGAGGAATTTAAGACGGTTTCATGTGATATTCCACTAAAGATGAAAGAATCTAATTTGAGAATTACCTTAGATACTGAAGATGATTATGAATTATGTAAAAAATTAGCTGATGTATATCCCGATAAACTTATTGATTGTGAACATATTGTTGATTTCTTGGTAAAACATCCGGAAGTCGCATCCATAAATTCACATATAATACAAAAACCAGTCATATAG
- the hpf gene encoding ribosome hibernation-promoting factor, HPF/YfiA family: MEISIRGEHLEVTEALRDYVDKKLNRLERYFEAPLTSDVQVKLSVVKGLQAIEVGIPLTGVLLRAEERNNDMYASIDLVVDKLERQIRKHKTRTNRKIRQEGGKRDLFKVETSPVTYLEEEDDFELVRNKRFDLKPMDVEEAILQMNMVGHNFFVFSNMDTDQVNVVYKRDDGKYGLIEPAV; this comes from the coding sequence ATGGAAATTAGCATTCGCGGAGAACACCTTGAAGTAACTGAAGCCCTCAGGGACTATGTCGACAAGAAATTGAACAGACTAGAGAGGTATTTTGAAGCTCCCCTTACATCAGATGTACAAGTAAAGCTTAGCGTGGTCAAAGGTTTACAAGCTATTGAGGTAGGTATTCCCCTAACAGGCGTGCTGCTGAGAGCTGAAGAACGCAACAATGATATGTATGCGTCGATTGATTTGGTCGTAGACAAGTTGGAGCGTCAGATTCGTAAGCATAAGACGAGAACAAACCGGAAAATTCGCCAAGAAGGCGGCAAGCGTGATTTATTTAAAGTGGAAACATCACCTGTTACTTATCTGGAAGAGGAAGATGACTTTGAACTGGTCCGCAACAAACGCTTCGATTTGAAGCCGATGGATGTGGAAGAAGCGATTCTACAAATGAACATGGTAGGCCATAATTTCTTCGTTTTTTCGAACATGGATACGGATCAAGTCAATGTAGTTTACAAACGTGATGATGGCAAGTATGGTCTGATTGAGCCGGCTGTTTAA